The following are encoded in a window of Spea bombifrons isolate aSpeBom1 chromosome 2, aSpeBom1.2.pri, whole genome shotgun sequence genomic DNA:
- the CLN5 gene encoding ceroid-lipofuscinosis neuronal protein 5 has product MDLTCIMLQGVLAVLVLCCIPNSTSKEFLQRWPVPYKRFATRPKADAYCQAKYTFCPTGYADGSIPVMKNEDTIEVFRLQAPVWEFKYGDLLGHFKIMHDAIGFRSSLTGRNYTAEWYELFQLGNCTFPHLRPGVEEPFWCNQGAACFYEGIDDEHWKSNGTLVHIATISGAIFNQMSKWLKEDNETGIYYETWTVQEQKKANASVWFESYDCSKFVLRTYQKLWELGAKFNKKIQTNYTRLFLYSREPTYLGNGSSIFGAHGNKSLAADIHKFYYPYRPHQSFKELLVSIVEIFDKVVLHKVFYLFYNFEYWHLPLMYPYIKITYEEIPLPS; this is encoded by the exons ATGGACCTCACCTGTATCATGCTGCAAGGAGTACTGGCTGTACTTGTCCTGTGCTGTATACCAAATAGCACTTCTAAAGAGTTTCTGCAGCGGTGGCCGGTGCCCTACAA ACGTTTTGCTACACGTCCCAAGGCTGATGCGTACTGCCAAGCCAAGTATACATTCTGTCCCACTGGCTATGCAGATGGATCTATCCCTGTCATGAAGAATGAAGACACCATAGAAGTGTTTAGGTTGCAAGCTCCAGTTTGGGAATTCAAGTATGGGGATCTCTTGGGGCATTTT AAGATTATGCACGATGCTATTGGATTCCGGAGTTCCTTAACGGGTAGAAATTACACTGCTGAATGGTATGAACTTTTCCAACTTGGCAACTGCACTTTCCCTCATCTTAGGCCAGGCGTGGAGGAACCATTTTGGTGCAATCAAGGAGCAGCCTGTTTCTATGAGGGAATAGACGACGAGCACTGGAAAAGCAATGGAACTTTGGTCCATATAGCAACAATTTCAG GTGCCATATTTAATCAGATGTCAAAATGGTTAAAAGAAGATAATGAGACTGGCATTTATTACGAGACGTGGACTGTGCAGGAACAGAAAAAGGCCAATGCGTCTGTGTGGTTTGAATCATATGACTGCAGCAAATTTGTGTTGCGAACATACCAGAAATTATGGGAGCTTGGAgccaaatttaacaaaaagatACAAACAAATTACACGCGTTTATTTTTGTACAGCAGGGAACCAACCTACTTGGGAAATGGTTCCTCTATATTTGGTGCACATGGGAATAAATCATTGGCAGCAGACATTCACAAATTTTACTACCCTTATAGGCCACATCAGTCATTTAAAGAACTTCTTGTAAGTATTGTAGAAATCTTTGATAAGGTTGTCTTACATAAggtattttacctgtttta